Sequence from the Wielerella bovis genome:
GCGTGATTTCGTTTTCCAAGCGTTGTATATAATCCGTCTGCTTTTCGGGACGTGCTTGAATTAAGCCCAACAAGGCTTGCACACGCGCCAAAGGCGAACGCATTTCGTGGGATACATGGTGCAGCAAATGGCGTTCTTTCTCTACCAATTGTTGCAGTTGTGCCGCCATTTTATCAAATTGTACACCCAAGCTGGCTAATTCATCTTTTCGCTCAATCAGTTGATGAGACACGCGCGTATCCAACTCACCCGCTGCCAAACGGTTCATACCATGTTCCAAAATACTAATAGGGTGCGCAATATTACGTGCCAAAATATACGCCAACAACAAACCAATCAACAAGGTAACACCAATCAAAATAAATTCATGCCACACGGGCGCAAAAGGCAAACCAGGGATAATTAATGTGGGCAACCGTTCCATTTCTTGCTTATCAAAATTGCGTACAAAAAACAGATACTCTTCGCCAAAACCATCATAATAAATAATCGACATATCCGATTTGGGATTTTCCAGCGCAAATTGATAGGCTCGCAAATATTCATCTCGCGAAAACGGGCGATTGAAAATTTCTTTATGCGTGATACTGGATACGATGGCAATGTGTTTAGTAGCAGGATGGTCATGCCAACGTGTGAGCATATCTTTAGTTGCTTGTGCACCCTGCGATTGGAACGTTGCTAACGTGTTGGCAAGCATGATGCTTTCCATATTGCGTCTTTGTTTGGAATGCGTTTCGTTCATGCGACTTTGTATCAGCCAGAATGTGAAACTGGCGATAAAAATCCCGCAGATAATGACCAAGCAGAATGTGGAAAAAATGCGTTGAAAAAGTTTCATAACAATCAAAAAATAAGAGTTAAGGCAGCCTGAAAAATTAGATTTAAATAACAAATTAAGGCAGCCTGAAAAAGATGTTTCAGGCTGCCATTATAGGGGCTAATAATAATTCGTGCACGGTTGGATTTTGCGCTAAATCCGCCCAAATCATCAGCCCCGAGCTAGCGATTAGTTTTTCACAAACAAATAACCTAAACCGCGCACTGTTTGAATCAAAGAAGCATCGCCTAATTTGTGGCGAATGCTGGAAATATGCACATCAATACTACGGTCAAATTTTGCCAATTTGCGGTCAAGTGCTTCTTGCGACAAATTCCCTTTGCTCACAACTTGTCCTGCATGACGCATCAACACTTCCAATAAATTAAATTCGGTGCTGGTTAATTCCAACGTTTGGTCGCCAACAATCGCTTGGCGTTTAGATGGATACAAGGTTACCCCGCTGGCTGTCAGACCGCTACTCGCAGCACCTGATGTATCCACAGGCTGTTGCGAACGGCGCAAAATAGCATTGATACGCGCCAATAATTCACGTGGTTGGCAAGGTTTCGGTACATAATCATCAGCTCCCATTTCCAAACCGATGATGCGGTCAATGTCATCACCTTTTGCAGTCAGCATAATAATGGGGATATTGCTTTGTGCGCGTACAGTTTTTAATACATCCAAACCGTTCATTTTTGGCATCATGGAATCCAGTACCACTACATCATAATTACCTGTCAAAATTTCTTTTGCACCACTTTCACCATCGGGCATGCGATTCACTTCCAAACCTTCAGCAGTTAAATATTCGGTCAGCAATTCCGCTAAAATATCATCATCATCTACTAATAATACGCGACTCATTGTGTGTTTCCTTATGTTTGTGGGAATAGTTGGAATATATCTTAACAGTATTATCTTTACATTCATAGTGGCATGTATGCCAAGTTTGCGCTTTTTTTCATTGTAAAAGTAGAACTTAACATTTCAGGCTGCCTATAGTGAATTCAATTTAAACCAGTACAGCATTGCCAGCTCCCTTATGTACTAGGTGTACATGGCGGTCTCTGTCGCCTTGTCCTTATTTAAATTGAATCCACTATAATAATAAATATAAACAAACAGCGAAAAAAGCTAGGAGCTAATAACAAATTGCCATTAGCCCCTAGCTTTCGTTGTTTATTTAGCATTTACGCCACATGTCTTCTGCCTTCACAGCCTGAAATCATCGCTTGCAACACATCAGGTTGCAAAATTTTAATGTGTTTGTGTTCCACCGAAATCAAACCTTCTTGATTGAAACGCGACAAAGTACGGCTTACCGTTTCCAGCTTCAAACCCAAATAACTGCCAATTTCTTCACGCGACATCCGCAAAATAAAATCATTTGCCGCAAATCCACGCATACGCAAACGGTCGGACAAGTTCAGCAAAAACACCGCCAAACGTTCTTCCGCACGCATATTGCCCAATAACAACATCACATTTTGGTCGCGTACAATTTCGCGGCTCATCAAGCGGAAAAAGTGTAAATTCAACTGTGGCATATGTTTTTGCAATTCTTCCAAACGGTCAAATGGCAATTCACACACTTCGCTATCTTCCAACGCCACCGCATCGCACGCATATTTGTTGATGCTGATGCCGTCCATGCCCACCAATTCACCCGACATGAAAAAACCCGTTACTTGGTCGCGACCATCTTGCGTATTAACAGATGTTTTGAAAAAACCCGTGCGAATCGCAAACAATGAAGAAAACGACTCTCCCGCATGGAATAAATATTCCCCTTTTTTCAATTTTTTACTTTGTTTGATAACCGCGTTTAATTGTCTAAAATCTTCTTCTTGCAAGCCAGCTGGTGCTTCAACAGGCAAACAAACCTCTCTTAAAGAACAATTCGGACATTCATTTTTTTGTGTGATTAAATGTATTTTTGTCATGGCGACAATCCTGTTTTGATGTTTGCAAAATGCAGCTTGATAGAAATCAATGCATTTTTGTTCGAATTGCGCTATTCTAGCAAGTTTTAGTCCAAAACAAAATACAAGCTACTACACAATGAAAACTATTCATATAGCACAACACGACCACACACTTTTTGACTTCGACCGAGAACTGATTGCCAGCCTACCTGCCAATGGTCCGCGTTACACCTCATATCCCACAGCCGACCGCTTTCACGATGGTTTCAGGCTGCCTGAATATACAAAAACATTAGAGAAAACATTAAAAAATAATGATGAACCCGTTTCATTATATGTACATATTCCATTTTGCAATGTAATTTGCTATTACTGCGCGTGCAACAAAGTCATTACCAAAGACAGCAGCAAAGCCGATGAATATTTAACTTATTTGGAAAAAGAAATGGCTTTGCTCAAACCGCATTTGCACGGCAAACACAAATTGGCACAATTACATTTTGGCGGTGGTACGCCCACGTTTTTGAGCGATGAACAATTGGAGCGCGTGTTCAAAATGATACGCGAACATTTTGAATTGCTGCCAGATGGCGAATATTCCATTGAAATTGACCCGCGCAAAGTGAGCCGTGAAAGCGTGTTCAAATTGGGCAAACTGGGTTTCAACCGCATGAGCGTGGGCATTCAGGATTTTGACCCGAAAGTTCAGGCTGCCGTGAACCGCATTCAAACGGTGGAAGAAACCAAAGAAGTGATTGAAGCCGCACGAGCAGCAGGTTTCAAATCCATCAGCGTGGATTTGATTTACGGTTTGCCGCATCAATCGGTGGAAAGCATTAAACCGACTTTGGACACCGTTTTGAACGAACTGAATCCCGACCGTTTGGCTTTGTATCATTACGCGCATTTGCCACATATTTTCAAACCACAACGCCGCATTGACACTGAAACCGTGCCGTCCAGCGAAGAAAAATTGGATATTTTGCAATACGCCGTGCATTTGTTGGACGAAAAAGGCTATGTGTTTATTGGTATGGACCATTTTGCCAAACCCGAAGACGAATTGGCGATTGCGCTGAAAGAAGGTCGTTTGCAACGCAATTTTCAGGGTTATTCCACTTATGCCGATTGCGATTTGGTGGCGATTGGCGTGTCCAGCATTGGCAAAATCGGCAATACATACAGTCAAAATCAACGTTCATTGGAAGACTATTATGCGGATTTGGACGCAAACAAATTGCCGATTATGCGCGGTTTTCAATTAAATGATGATGACGTATTTCGCCGCCAAATCATTCAAGATTTAATGTGTCGCTTTTCATTGAATTTTAATGATTATGCCGATGAATTGGCACAAAGGCAGCCTGAAAACAGCGATTCAGGTTTTGATGCGGCAGAAGTCGCGCACATGAAAAAAATGGCGGAATTAGGCATTATTAGCGATGCTTTATTGGGTCGTTTTGATGCGCCCAAAACGCCATCGTTTAGCGAATATTTTGCCGATGAAATGCCCGATTTGCGCCAACTTGCCGAACGTGGCTTGATTGATTTGCGCGATGATGGTTTAACCGTTACTCCCAAAGGTCGTTTCTTAATCCGCAATATTGCGATGGTGTTTGATTATTATCTGCGCCACAAAGAAACCCACGCAAAATATTCACAAACAGTATGATTTTCAGGCTGCCTTATCGTTGCGAAGGCAGCCTGAAAACATAAAAAACCGTTAAAATACGTCCCATTTTTATCTACACACAAAATTATCATGAACGCAAATCAACTGAACCATACCGCCCAAGTTTTGGAAAATATGCTAACTTTTCAACAACCTGCTGACGCGATAATTTCTGCGTATTTTCGCAATCATCACAAACTAGGACGCGCCGACCGCCACGAAATCGCGGAAACGGCGTTTGCAGCATTGCGCCATTATCAAAAAATTACATCGGCTTTGCGCCGCCCCCACGTTCAGGCGCGAAAAGCAGCATTGGCGGCTTTGGTATTGGGTCGCAGCTTTAATATCAATCAGT
This genomic interval carries:
- a CDS encoding sensor histidine kinase — its product is MKLFQRIFSTFCLVIICGIFIASFTFWLIQSRMNETHSKQRRNMESIMLANTLATFQSQGAQATKDMLTRWHDHPATKHIAIVSSITHKEIFNRPFSRDEYLRAYQFALENPKSDMSIIYYDGFGEEYLFFVRNFDKQEMERLPTLIIPGLPFAPVWHEFILIGVTLLIGLLLAYILARNIAHPISILEHGMNRLAAGELDTRVSHQLIERKDELASLGVQFDKMAAQLQQLVEKERHLLHHVSHEMRSPLARVQALLGLIQARPEKQTDYIQRLENEITRMDTLVGELLTLSRLETANMAMEKEPLPIVPFVQQLVEDSQVVAEQRQHTIIFDKCSLKADACLNANESYLYRALDNVIRNAMNYSPEGSTIHIKMYEDRKNLHIEIVDNGVGVKPEQLPHIFTAFYRADSSNGKTGTGLGLAITKHIAEQHCGKLFAENVQPNGLKMHFVLPKTTRAKHSSLSQQEEQPEDNEKQEN
- a CDS encoding response regulator transcription factor; the protein is MSRVLLVDDDDILAELLTEYLTAEGLEVNRMPDGESGAKEILTGNYDVVVLDSMMPKMNGLDVLKTVRAQSNIPIIMLTAKGDDIDRIIGLEMGADDYVPKPCQPRELLARINAILRRSQQPVDTSGAASSGLTASGVTLYPSKRQAIVGDQTLELTSTEFNLLEVLMRHAGQVVSKGNLSQEALDRKLAKFDRSIDVHISSIRHKLGDASLIQTVRGLGYLFVKN
- the fnr gene encoding fumarate/nitrate reduction transcriptional regulator Fnr — protein: MTKIHLITQKNECPNCSLREVCLPVEAPAGLQEEDFRQLNAVIKQSKKLKKGEYLFHAGESFSSLFAIRTGFFKTSVNTQDGRDQVTGFFMSGELVGMDGISINKYACDAVALEDSEVCELPFDRLEELQKHMPQLNLHFFRLMSREIVRDQNVMLLLGNMRAEERLAVFLLNLSDRLRMRGFAANDFILRMSREEIGSYLGLKLETVSRTLSRFNQEGLISVEHKHIKILQPDVLQAMISGCEGRRHVA
- the hemN gene encoding oxygen-independent coproporphyrinogen III oxidase, translating into MKTIHIAQHDHTLFDFDRELIASLPANGPRYTSYPTADRFHDGFRLPEYTKTLEKTLKNNDEPVSLYVHIPFCNVICYYCACNKVITKDSSKADEYLTYLEKEMALLKPHLHGKHKLAQLHFGGGTPTFLSDEQLERVFKMIREHFELLPDGEYSIEIDPRKVSRESVFKLGKLGFNRMSVGIQDFDPKVQAAVNRIQTVEETKEVIEAARAAGFKSISVDLIYGLPHQSVESIKPTLDTVLNELNPDRLALYHYAHLPHIFKPQRRIDTETVPSSEEKLDILQYAVHLLDEKGYVFIGMDHFAKPEDELAIALKEGRLQRNFQGYSTYADCDLVAIGVSSIGKIGNTYSQNQRSLEDYYADLDANKLPIMRGFQLNDDDVFRRQIIQDLMCRFSLNFNDYADELAQRQPENSDSGFDAAEVAHMKKMAELGIISDALLGRFDAPKTPSFSEYFADEMPDLRQLAERGLIDLRDDGLTVTPKGRFLIRNIAMVFDYYLRHKETHAKYSQTV